A window of Fictibacillus halophilus contains these coding sequences:
- the spoVK gene encoding stage V sporulation protein K, translating to MNEPIAIKKQRQINIVLNQANEKSKIDDGAALAGKKEKTIEKHQPLIKMEKDLNRLVGMDDLKFHVKEIYAWLHINKCRQELGLKAEKQALHMLFKGNPGTGKTTVARKLGTLFHEMKVLSKGHLIEAERADLVGEYIGHTAQKTRELLKKASGGILFIDEAYSLGRGGEKDFGKEAIDTLVKAMEDQQHDFILILAGYPKEMDRFLKLNPGLPSRFPIVISFPDYSVEELMEIAKRMITEREYILTRDCEWKLKSHIERIKNSNPGSFSNGRYIRNMVEKAVRRQSVRLLNESNQDRRALMTIQSDDLVLEERDSI from the coding sequence TTGAATGAACCTATTGCAATAAAAAAGCAAAGGCAGATCAATATCGTTTTAAACCAAGCGAATGAAAAATCAAAAATCGACGATGGAGCAGCACTAGCAGGAAAAAAAGAGAAAACAATCGAAAAGCACCAACCTCTCATCAAGATGGAAAAAGATTTGAACCGTTTAGTCGGAATGGACGACTTAAAATTTCATGTTAAGGAGATCTATGCTTGGCTTCATATTAATAAATGCCGTCAAGAATTAGGATTAAAAGCGGAGAAACAAGCTCTTCATATGCTATTTAAAGGTAACCCAGGTACTGGAAAGACTACCGTAGCAAGAAAATTAGGCACTTTGTTTCATGAGATGAAAGTCCTCTCAAAAGGTCATCTGATCGAAGCAGAGCGGGCTGATTTGGTCGGAGAATATATTGGGCATACTGCTCAAAAAACACGCGAGCTTTTAAAGAAAGCAAGCGGTGGAATATTGTTCATTGATGAAGCGTATTCTTTAGGTCGAGGTGGAGAGAAAGACTTTGGTAAAGAAGCGATCGACACCCTCGTAAAAGCTATGGAAGATCAACAGCACGATTTTATACTTATTTTAGCTGGTTACCCTAAAGAAATGGATCGATTTTTAAAACTAAATCCGGGTTTACCTTCTAGGTTTCCAATTGTTATTTCGTTTCCTGATTATTCGGTCGAGGAATTAATGGAAATTGCAAAGAGAATGATCACAGAAAGGGAGTACATTCTGACAAGAGATTGTGAATGGAAACTAAAAAGTCACATCGAGCGGATAAAGAACAGCAATCCAGGATCGTTTTCAAACGGAAGATACATCCGTAATATGGTTGAAAAGGCGGTAAGAAGGCAATCAGTCAGGCTCTTAAACGAAAGTAATCAAGATAGAAGGGCATTAATGACGATTCAAAGTGATGACCTTGTGCTAGAAGAACGGGATTCGATTTGA
- the hflX gene encoding GTPase HflX produces the protein MNKNNDSVHEKAILVGCQLPRQNDERFFYSMEELKSLTKTAQGTVCAVVTQKRDRYDSATFIGKGKVEEIITLEEELEADIIIFNSELSPSQVRNLSSHFNARVIDRTQLILDIFAQRAKTREGKLQVELAQLEYLLPRLSGIGASLSRLGGGIGTRGPGETKLEKDRRHIRFRIHELKTQINSVVSHRERYRERRKHQGAFQAALVGYTNAGKSTIFNKLTEADSYEEDQLFATLDPLTRKVKLKSGFQMLLTDTVGFIQDLPTSLIAAFRSTLEEAAEANLLIHVIDGSSEDRIQHEQTVKRILSDLKASHIPMLTVYNKKDQFGEDFIPENPSISISALESKDVSLLLERIEKEVMKQMTFYEVKVPAHDGKLLSQLRGETILISQEFNKEDLVYECKGYALSTSSIPSISNKGE, from the coding sequence TTGAACAAAAACAACGATTCAGTTCATGAAAAAGCGATACTCGTCGGATGTCAGCTTCCACGGCAGAACGACGAGCGTTTTTTTTATTCAATGGAAGAATTAAAATCTTTAACGAAAACAGCTCAAGGTACTGTTTGTGCTGTTGTTACGCAAAAAAGAGACCGATATGATTCAGCTACTTTTATCGGTAAAGGTAAAGTTGAAGAAATTATCACACTTGAAGAAGAGCTTGAAGCAGATATCATTATTTTTAACAGTGAGTTATCACCTTCTCAAGTTCGCAACTTATCTTCGCACTTCAACGCTAGAGTAATTGATCGAACACAGTTAATATTAGATATCTTTGCACAACGTGCCAAGACGAGGGAAGGAAAGCTTCAAGTAGAACTTGCTCAGCTTGAATATTTACTCCCTCGTTTATCAGGTATAGGCGCAAGTCTTTCCAGGTTAGGTGGAGGGATCGGAACTCGAGGTCCCGGAGAGACCAAACTCGAAAAAGATAGACGTCATATTCGGTTTCGTATACACGAACTTAAAACACAGATCAATTCAGTTGTAAGTCATAGAGAAAGATACAGAGAACGCCGTAAACACCAGGGCGCTTTTCAAGCAGCTCTTGTAGGTTATACGAACGCAGGGAAGTCAACGATCTTTAACAAATTAACAGAAGCTGATAGTTATGAAGAAGATCAACTCTTTGCAACGCTAGACCCTTTGACTCGAAAAGTTAAACTAAAAAGTGGGTTTCAGATGCTGTTAACAGATACGGTAGGTTTTATTCAAGATCTACCAACGTCATTGATCGCAGCTTTCAGGTCTACACTTGAAGAAGCAGCAGAAGCAAATCTTCTTATCCATGTGATCGACGGGTCTAGTGAGGATCGCATCCAACATGAACAAACGGTCAAACGTATTTTAAGTGATCTAAAAGCATCCCACATACCGATGCTTACGGTTTATAATAAAAAAGACCAGTTCGGAGAAGATTTCATTCCAGAAAATCCATCCATATCCATTTCTGCTTTAGAGAGTAAGGATGTTTCCTTATTACTTGAAAGGATCGAAAAAGAAGTGATGAAGCAGATGACATTTTATGAGGTTAAAGTTCCAGCACATGATGGTAAGCTTCTATCACAACTACGTGGAGAAACGATACTAATCAGTCAAGAGTTCAATAAAGAAGACTTGGTCTATGAATGCAAGGGATACGCTTTATCTACCTCTTCCATTCCGTCCATAAGCAACAAAGGAGAATAA
- a CDS encoding aminotransferase class I/II-fold pyridoxal phosphate-dependent enzyme produces the protein MYSQFQNEEVLKHTAKTVQERITKQHNLIDDICEKNQIKVLRAFQNNQVGDHHFHPSTGYGYDDSGRDTLEKVFADVFGAEAAIVRPQIISGTHAITLSLFGMLRPGDELLYITGKPYDTLEEIVGIRGTGEGSLKEYNISYQHVDLTPEGTINFAEVQRAISESTKVIGIQRSKGYADRPSFSVTEIEEMITFVKEIKSDVIVFVDNCYGEFVEEREPIEAGADIIAGSLIKNPGGGLAKTGGYIAGKENLINRISYRLTSPGIGREAGASLYSLQEMYQGFFLAPHVTAQALKGAVFTAALLEELGMETRPSYDAKRTDLIQSVIFKDRDRMIKFCQAIQKASPINSYAIPYPDYMPGYEDDVIMAAGTFIQGASIELTADGPIRPPYIAFVQGGLTYEHVKIAVLSAVDELLTHGLINK, from the coding sequence ATGTATTCACAGTTTCAAAATGAAGAGGTACTAAAACATACTGCAAAAACGGTACAAGAACGTATAACTAAACAACATAATCTTATTGATGACATATGTGAAAAAAATCAGATTAAAGTGTTGAGGGCTTTTCAAAATAATCAAGTAGGAGACCACCATTTTCATCCTTCTACTGGTTATGGCTACGATGATTCTGGTCGAGATACTTTAGAAAAGGTATTTGCCGATGTTTTTGGAGCAGAGGCTGCAATCGTTAGGCCGCAAATCATTTCAGGTACTCATGCAATCACACTATCTTTATTTGGAATGCTTCGTCCTGGAGATGAACTGCTTTATATAACGGGTAAACCTTATGATACGCTTGAAGAAATTGTAGGAATCAGGGGAACGGGTGAAGGGTCATTAAAGGAATACAACATTTCGTATCAACATGTAGATCTGACTCCTGAAGGCACGATTAACTTCGCGGAAGTTCAGCGTGCGATTTCTGAAAGTACGAAAGTGATCGGAATTCAACGCTCTAAAGGTTATGCGGATCGTCCATCTTTTTCTGTAACTGAAATAGAAGAGATGATTACTTTCGTGAAAGAAATCAAATCAGATGTGATTGTGTTTGTGGATAACTGCTATGGGGAGTTTGTTGAGGAAAGAGAACCAATCGAAGCAGGAGCCGATATTATTGCAGGTTCATTGATTAAAAATCCTGGTGGAGGTCTTGCCAAAACAGGTGGCTATATCGCTGGAAAAGAGAACTTGATCAACAGGATTTCTTATCGATTAACTTCCCCTGGTATTGGCCGCGAAGCAGGAGCGTCGCTTTATAGTCTTCAAGAAATGTACCAAGGGTTCTTCCTTGCGCCACATGTAACTGCACAAGCATTAAAAGGAGCGGTATTCACAGCTGCTCTATTAGAAGAACTAGGAATGGAAACGCGTCCTTCTTATGACGCTAAGAGAACCGATCTTATCCAATCTGTAATCTTTAAAGACCGTGATCGTATGATAAAATTCTGTCAAGCTATACAAAAAGCATCTCCGATCAACTCTTATGCGATTCCATATCCCGATTATATGCCTGGTTATGAAGACGATGTAATCATGGCAGCAGGTACTTTTATTCAAGGAGCGAGCATTGAGCTTACAGCTGATGGCCCGATCCGCCCACCATATATAGCATTCGTACAGGGTGGTCTCACCTATGAACACGTAAAGATTGCCGTATTATCAGCTGTCGATGAACTTTTAACTCATGGGCTTATTAATAAATAA
- a CDS encoding MerR family transcriptional regulator: MNDMNRRNLPLFPISIVMQLTELSARQIRYYEEHDLIHPARTEGNRRLFSFNDVDKLLEIKALLEQGVNLAGIKRVFELNEQAAELIKNQPNVQGVQQISESALHRRLKRELIHAGRHGKTSLIQGELSRFFH, from the coding sequence ATGAACGATATGAATCGTAGGAACTTACCTTTGTTCCCCATCAGCATCGTTATGCAGCTGACTGAACTATCAGCTCGTCAGATTCGATATTACGAAGAGCATGATCTAATTCATCCTGCACGAACTGAAGGGAACCGTCGTTTATTTTCATTTAATGATGTTGATAAACTTCTTGAGATCAAAGCACTTCTTGAACAAGGCGTAAATTTAGCTGGAATCAAACGTGTCTTTGAATTGAATGAACAGGCAGCCGAATTAATCAAAAACCAGCCGAATGTGCAAGGTGTTCAACAAATTTCCGAATCTGCGCTTCATCGCAGGTTAAAAAGGGAATTGATTCATGCTGGCAGGCATGGAAAAACCTCATTGATACAAGGAGAACTTTCCAGGTTTTTTCATTAA
- the glnA gene encoding type I glutamate--ammonia ligase, with protein sequence MSKYTKEDILRMVKEENVRFIRLQFTDLLGVIKNVEIPIGQLEKALDNKMMFDGSSIEGFVRIEESDMNLYPDLDTFMIFPWTSEKGKVARLICDIFMPDGNPFDGDPRGILKRVLKEMEELGFSDFNIGPEPEFFLFKNDEKGEPTLELNDKGGYFDLAPTDLGENCRRDIVLELEDMGFEIEASHHEVAPGQHEIDFKYADAVSTCDNIQTFKLAVKTIARKHGLHATFMAKPLFGVNGSGMHANMSLFKDGENVFYDAKSETGLSETAMHFLAGILKHAQDFTAITNPTVNSYKRLVPGYEAPCYVAWSMQNRSPLIRIPASRGISTRIEVRSVDPTANPYLAMAVLLAAGLDGIKNKLNAPKPIDRNIYVMDKEEREAEGIKDLPATLKEALTLFSKNEVLTTALGAHATEHFIEAKEIEWDMFRTQVHPWEREQYMSMY encoded by the coding sequence TTGTCTAAGTACACTAAAGAAGATATCTTAAGAATGGTAAAAGAAGAAAACGTAAGATTTATCCGTTTACAATTTACTGATTTATTGGGTGTTATCAAAAATGTTGAGATTCCGATCGGTCAGCTTGAAAAAGCTTTAGATAACAAGATGATGTTTGACGGATCTTCAATCGAAGGTTTCGTTAGAATTGAAGAATCAGATATGAATCTTTATCCTGATTTAGATACATTTATGATTTTCCCATGGACTTCTGAAAAGGGTAAAGTTGCACGTTTGATCTGTGATATCTTTATGCCTGATGGAAACCCGTTTGATGGAGATCCTCGTGGAATCTTAAAGCGTGTTTTAAAAGAGATGGAAGAGCTAGGGTTCTCTGATTTCAACATTGGACCGGAACCAGAATTCTTCTTATTCAAGAATGATGAGAAGGGTGAGCCGACTCTAGAACTAAACGATAAAGGTGGGTATTTTGACCTAGCACCTACAGATCTTGGTGAAAACTGCCGTAGAGATATCGTTCTAGAACTTGAAGATATGGGCTTTGAAATTGAAGCTTCTCACCATGAAGTAGCACCTGGTCAGCATGAGATCGATTTTAAATATGCTGATGCGGTTAGCACATGTGATAACATTCAAACGTTTAAATTAGCCGTTAAAACAATCGCACGTAAACATGGTCTTCATGCAACATTTATGGCTAAACCGTTGTTCGGTGTGAACGGATCAGGTATGCACGCGAACATGTCTCTATTCAAAGATGGAGAAAACGTGTTTTATGATGCGAAATCAGAAACAGGTTTAAGCGAAACTGCCATGCATTTCTTAGCAGGTATCTTAAAGCATGCACAAGACTTTACAGCGATCACGAACCCGACTGTAAACTCTTATAAGCGACTTGTACCTGGTTACGAAGCGCCTTGTTATGTGGCATGGTCTATGCAAAACAGAAGCCCGCTTATTCGTATCCCGGCTTCTCGTGGCATCAGTACTCGAATTGAGGTAAGAAGCGTTGACCCAACAGCTAACCCTTATCTAGCTATGGCAGTATTGCTTGCAGCTGGTCTTGATGGAATCAAGAACAAGCTAAACGCTCCAAAGCCAATCGATAGAAACATCTATGTTATGGATAAAGAAGAGCGCGAAGCAGAAGGTATCAAAGATCTTCCAGCAACATTAAAAGAAGCTCTAACTCTATTCAGCAAAAACGAAGTTCTTACAACAGCTCTTGGAGCACATGCTACAGAGCACTTCATTGAAGCAAAAGAGATCGAGTGGGATATGTTCCGTACACAAGTTCACCCTTGGGAACGCGAACAATATATGAGCATGTATTAA
- the lexA gene encoding transcriptional repressor LexA has translation MTKLSRRQLDILAFIKEEVSQKGYPPSVREIGEAVGLASSSTVHGHLARLEKKGLIRRDPTKPRAIEVLGLEDNIPSVRSVSIPVIGKVTAGLPISAVENVEEYFPLPEHVVGDENVFMLSVVGDSMIEAGIFNKDLVVVKQQPTANNGDIIVAMTDEDEATVKRFFKEKNHIRLQPENSSMEPIILQSCTILGKVIGVYRSIH, from the coding sequence ATGACTAAGTTATCCAGACGACAATTGGATATATTGGCTTTCATAAAAGAGGAAGTATCACAAAAAGGGTATCCGCCTTCAGTTCGTGAAATCGGAGAGGCAGTTGGCCTTGCTTCAAGCTCAACAGTTCACGGACATTTAGCAAGACTTGAAAAAAAGGGTCTTATTCGAAGAGATCCAACAAAACCAAGAGCGATTGAAGTTTTAGGATTAGAAGACAACATTCCCTCTGTCCGTTCTGTATCAATTCCTGTTATCGGTAAAGTAACAGCAGGTCTCCCTATCAGTGCGGTTGAGAACGTAGAAGAATACTTCCCGTTACCTGAGCACGTTGTTGGTGATGAGAACGTCTTCATGTTATCTGTTGTTGGTGATAGTATGATTGAAGCAGGTATCTTTAATAAGGACTTAGTGGTTGTGAAACAGCAACCTACAGCAAATAACGGAGATATTATCGTGGCTATGACCGATGAAGATGAAGCGACTGTAAAAAGATTCTTCAAGGAAAAAAACCATATTCGATTGCAGCCTGAGAACTCATCAATGGAACCTATCATCTTACAGAGCTGTACCATATTAGGTAAAGTAATCGGCGTATATCGAAGCATTCATTAA
- the yneA gene encoding cell division suppressor protein YneA gives MKQGTMHVIVFLGLLGGIFFTLSNLASQEAQYIEVTIQEGDSLWSLSEEYNAKHHYSNWEFIKWVEKKNSVNAAAVFPGQKVIIPVNK, from the coding sequence ATGAAACAAGGGACAATGCATGTTATTGTATTTTTAGGGTTGTTAGGTGGTATATTTTTTACGTTATCAAATCTTGCCTCACAAGAAGCTCAATATATTGAAGTAACCATACAGGAGGGAGACTCACTGTGGAGTCTTTCTGAAGAGTATAATGCCAAACATCATTATTCCAATTGGGAATTTATAAAATGGGTCGAAAAAAAGAACAGTGTAAATGCGGCAGCTGTTTTTCCAGGTCAGAAAGTAATCATACCAGTCAATAAATAA
- a CDS encoding YneB family resolvase-like protein, translating to MKAIIYSRVSTDKEEQITSLERQEAELMKLALQFKFEVVNCYREKASGFSLDREELLNVLDLARDGEFQCLLVQDDTRLGRGKAKMAILHQLIKYNIKVYTLSNNGEYTLTEADEMVLDIVSTVEEYQRKLHNMKIKRGMRKAVKEGYKPQKNLKNQTGGGRDKKEVPISEIVRLKNMKLTFHDIALTLRGLGFDVSKATVHRRYKEHVENTDN from the coding sequence ATGAAAGCAATCATTTATTCCAGAGTTAGTACAGATAAAGAAGAACAAATAACTTCATTAGAACGACAAGAAGCGGAATTAATGAAGTTAGCGCTACAATTTAAATTTGAAGTTGTGAATTGTTACCGTGAAAAGGCAAGTGGATTTTCATTAGATCGAGAAGAATTGTTAAATGTATTAGATCTTGCAAGGGATGGAGAGTTTCAATGCCTACTTGTACAAGATGATACTCGTTTAGGCAGAGGAAAAGCAAAAATGGCTATACTTCATCAGTTGATCAAATACAACATTAAAGTATATACACTCTCTAATAATGGAGAATACACGTTAACAGAAGCGGATGAAATGGTGCTTGATATTGTGTCTACTGTAGAAGAATACCAACGCAAGCTTCATAACATGAAGATTAAGCGTGGAATGAGAAAAGCTGTTAAAGAAGGCTATAAACCTCAAAAAAACTTAAAAAATCAAACCGGTGGTGGCAGAGACAAAAAAGAAGTGCCGATTTCTGAAATCGTACGATTAAAGAACATGAAGCTTACATTTCATGACATAGCCTTAACACTTAGAGGGTTGGGCTTTGATGTTTCTAAAGCGACCGTACATAGAAGATACAAAGAACATGTGGAAAATACAGATAACTAG
- a CDS encoding DUF896 domain-containing protein: MLSKDKMQRINELSRKSKQTNLTSAEKAEQKKLREEYLQVFRKSFVQDLHGMTFVDPNGDDVTPEKLKRSKDNKNNLKH, from the coding sequence ATGTTATCTAAAGATAAAATGCAACGGATAAATGAACTGTCTAGAAAATCAAAACAAACCAATCTAACATCAGCAGAAAAAGCTGAACAAAAGAAACTACGAGAAGAATATTTACAAGTTTTCCGGAAATCTTTCGTTCAAGATTTGCATGGTATGACTTTTGTTGATCCGAATGGTGATGATGTAACACCTGAAAAATTAAAAAGAAGTAAAGATAATAAAAATAACCTTAAACATTAA
- a CDS encoding HesB/YadR/YfhF family protein: protein MTFSITSAAANLYKDITLEASEALRLFVKYAGSGDSGGFSLGVTPAVPEEDDYVQEVEGLRFFVRNEEKWLVENMKLDYDESTDYFSCHLPGLA from the coding sequence TTGACTTTTTCAATTACAAGTGCAGCTGCGAACCTTTATAAGGACATAACTTTAGAAGCGTCAGAGGCTTTAAGACTATTTGTTAAATATGCAGGAAGTGGCGACTCGGGAGGGTTTTCACTTGGTGTGACGCCTGCAGTGCCTGAAGAGGACGATTACGTTCAAGAGGTCGAAGGTCTTCGGTTCTTTGTTCGGAATGAAGAAAAATGGTTGGTGGAGAATATGAAACTTGATTATGATGAAAGCACAGATTATTTTTCATGTCACTTACCAGGGCTCGCTTAA